A segment of the Chryseobacterium scophthalmum genome:
ATCATACTTACAAGATTAATGTAACCATTAGCAATAATGTGTGTATTGTATATATTGATAATAAAGTAGCATTCAGTAGCAGGGTTTACAATGTGAATGCAAAAAAATGGAGTCTATTCGGAGATAATAATCAATCGGTTTACTCTAATATAACCATCAAAAATCCTAAATAAGATGTTTAAGAATACAAACCTGAAAATTGTAAGTTTCGGAGAAATACTATTTGATGTTTTCGGGACAGAAAAAAAAGTAGGCGGTGCCCCTCTTAATTTAGCATTAAGGACGCGATCTTTCGGGTTTCCAACCACGATGATCAGTGCCATAGGCAATGATATGAATGGTCAGGAACTGAAAAAATATATTGCTGAAAACGATGTGAATATTGATACTCTAATTACTAATCCTGATCATGAAACAGGGGTTGTACAGGTCTATCTTAATGAAAGAGGATCTGCAACCTACGATATTAAATTTCCATCTGCTTGGGACTTTATTGAAATAACAATGGATATAAGGAAGTCTGTCTGGCAAGCTGATATTTTCTTTTTCGGAAGTCTTATTTGTCGAAATGCTGTTTCAAAAAACACATTATTTGAGCTTCTTGAAAGTAATCCCGAAATGTATAAAGTTTTTGATGTCAACCTTAGGGCTCCTCATTATAATATTGATTTATTAAAGCCTTTAATGAATGTTTCCGACTTTATTAAATTCAATGATGAGGAAATTCTGGAGATCGCTTCAGAATTAGGGTTTCAATCCGACAATTTAGAAGAAAACATTAGATTTATTGCACAAAATACTGTTACAAAATCCATTTGCGTAACCAGAGGTAAACATGGTTCCATATTACTTTGGGATGATGTTTTTTATTATCATGGAGGTTTTGTTGTTGAAGTTGTTGACACTGTGGGTGCAGGTGATTCTTTTCTTGCCGCACTAATTGCAAAGTTGATGAGTGATAAAGCTCCTCAGAATGCATTAGATTTTGCGAGTGCTGTCGGGGCAATCGTCGCCAGCCGTTCAGGTGCTAACCCGGAAATAACAACTGCTGAGATCGACAACTACCTGAAAAAAGACCACTCAACAAGTTAACAAATGAATATTGAATAGTTCTTTGGGAAGTATAATTCAGTAAAAGAGATTACCAATTCATTAGAAATTTATTTTTTAAAAAAAAGGGCCGGATGAGACTTATTACCTCTATCCTGCCCTTTTGGCTATATCTAAAAAAAATCAGATTATTTATATTGTAATAATTTCTCAATTTTCATTAACTAATTACTTCTAATGGATATTCATAATAATTAATATTTTCTAAAAAACAGGTAAAATTAGCTTTTATCCATAACCGATCTGTAATTTTTAGGTGTCATTCCCGTTTGTGTTCTGAAAAAGTAAGAAAAATGAGAAAAATTTTGGAAGCCTAATTCAAAAGCGATCTCTTTAATTGATTTGTCCGAGCTGTGCAATAATTTTTTCGCCTCCAATATAATCCTTTCCTTAATGAATTCTAATGGCGAAATTTTATATTGCTTTCTGCAGATAACTCCCAGATAATTAGGTGTAATACATAACTCTTTCGCATAAAACGAAACACTTTTTTCAGTTTTATAATAGTTCTGTAGCAATGAATGGAAACGGAAAGCAAGATTATTGTGATGAACTAAAACAGATTTACCATAGATTTCTTCTACCCATAGATTTATCATCAGTGCCAGAAGTCTTACCCTTGCATTGATAAGCTCCGGAAATATCATTTCCGAATGAATCTCTTTTCGTATAGCATTGAATTCTGCACTAAATTTATCATACGTTTCATCATTGGTCTGTATCATCTCATATGTACTCTGTGATGAAAAAGTATGCTTAAGTGTTGGTGAAAATGTTTCAAGGATAGAGTCATTAATGATCAATCGTCTGCCTGAAGCACCAGAAGGTAATTTCCACAGATATTCTCTTTTCGGAAGATGGATAAATAACTGTTTTGAGTTCAGAGTATATTGGTTAATATCAGTAATGCATTCACCGTCATTACAATCATCCAAAATAATGATGGTAAAAGCATTGTCTGGAAAATGATTGAGCTCAGAAGAACTGATTTTATCCTGATAAATTGCATCGATTTTCTTTTTGTCTTCATTTTGAGCTTTTTCCTTCATAAACATTATTTATAATCGCTAAATTATACAATAAGATGCTATAACAATAAGGAATTTTTAATAATTCAATAGAAATTTAGACAAAACAAATTAGAGCTGATTATAATTAGGAGTATCCAAAATTGTGAAAAGTATGTTGTTGTTTAATCAATTGGTCAACTTCCACAAAAACAATCAGTACATTTGTAATAAGACACTTTATAATGCTTACAGATAAATTCGGAAGAACTATAAATTACCTGAGACTGGCTGTTGTAGATCGGTGCAATCTCCGTTGTACATATTGTATGCCGGAAAATGGACTGACGTGGATAAAACAAAAAGAACTGATGACTGACGAAGAAATGCTCAGAATCTGTTCAGTGTTTGCAGAAATGGGGGTTAATAAGATCAGAATAACCGGAGGTGAACCATTTGTAAGGAAAAACTGTATCGAATTTTTTGAAAAAATATCACTTTTAGAAGGACTTACCGACCTTACATTAACCACTAATGGTATTCTTACCGAACAGTATATTCCTCAACTTAAAAAATTTGGAATAAAGTCTGTCAATCTCAGCCTCGATACTTTGGACAAAGAACGTTTTTTTAAAATTACCCGCAGAAAAAGCTTTGATAAAGTAATGAAGACATTAGAATCCTTACTAAAATATAATATCAAAGTAAAGATCAATGCTGTAGTAATGGAAAATCAGAACATAGAAGATATTATTCCTTTGGTAATGTTGGCTAAAGAACTTCCTGTTGATGTACGTTTTATTGAAGAAATGCCTTTTAATGGAAACGATACTGAGGTTTCCCTAAAATGGAATTATATCCAGATTTACAATTATATTAGGGATCATTTTCCTGAAATAGAAAAAATCGAAGACCCGAAAAGTTCTACCTCATACAATTACAAAATTCCCGGATTTTCAGGTGACATAGGAATTATTGCAGCTTATACACGTTCATTTTGCGGAGATTGTAACAGAATACGGATTACTCCGACCGGAGTTTTAAGAACCTGTCTTTATGAAGGAGGAAGTGTCAATTTAAAAGATGAGATCCGTTCCGGAAAAACTGATGAAGAATTAAAAAGTATTATTACGGCTATCATACAGAAAAAACCGAAAGACGGGTGGGAAGCTCAAAAATTTAATTTGACAGAGGAACAAATTCATCAGTCAATGGCAACAATAGGAGGATAAAGTAATGGAGATGATCACAGTAGAACAGGCAGAAAAAATAATACTATCACAATCCCGAGATCTTGGTGTGGAAGAAGTCTTCTATGAAAATGCTTTAGGAAAAATTTTAGCAGAGAATCTTTATGCAGACCGGGATTTACCCCCTTTTAACAGACCAACGGTAGATGGAATTGCCATTAATTTCAATGCTTATGAAAAAGGTCAACACAGTTTTAAAATTAAAGAGACACAATCCGCAGGAGAATCGCCGATTGCTATTGATTCAGAAGACGAATGTATCGAAATAATGACCGGAGCAGCTTTAGATTCTTCAGTAAATACGATGATTCGTTACGAAGACATTTCGATAGAAAACGGAATAGCAACCATTAATATCAACATTAAAAAAGGGCAAAACATCCATCTGAAAGGAAAAGATAAAAAACAGGGCGAAATAATCACTGAAGCCAATCAGGTCATTACTCCGGCATTAATTGGCGTTGCAGCTTCCATTGGAAAAACAAAATTATCTGTAAAAAAATTGCCAAAAATTGTTATTATTTCCACAGGTGACGAAATGGTTAATCCCGAAACGGTTCCGACTGAATTCCAATTGCGGCGTTCCAACGGAGTGACTATAAAATCGGTATTGGAAAAATATAAAATCAATGCAGATTTATTGCATCTGAATGACGATTTCGAACTCATCAAAACAGAACTGAAACGTTGTCTGCAAGATTATGATGTTTTGTTATTGAGCGGTGGCGTTTCAATGGGGAAATTCGATTATCTACCACAAGTTTTAGATGAATTGGGTGTAGAAAAATTATTCCACAAAGTAAAGCAAAGGCCTGGAAAACCGTTCTGGTTTGGAACTTATGGTAATCAAAAAAACGTTTTTGCATTCCCTGGAAATCCTGTTTCGGTGTTTATGTGTTTGCATCGGTATTTTATTCCTTGGCTGGAAAAATCTTTGGAAATTTCGGTGAATTCACAATATGCTGTTTTACAAAATGATATTGATTTCCCTGTTCCGTTGCAGTTTTTTGCACAGGTTAAGTTAAGTGTCAATTCGACAGGGCTACAAATTGCAGAATCCATTAGCACCAATGGCTCGGGAGATTTTTCGCATCTTGCAGAAACCAATGCTTTTATGGAATTGCCTTTAGAAAAAAATGAGTTTAAGAAAGGTGAAATCTATAAAGTTTGGAAGTATAATTTTTAAATTTAATGCCACGAAACCGAAGATGATCTCCGTGCAGTCGAAGAATGTTATTATTTTTTAAAGGTAAAATATATCGAATATTTCAATAATATTCAGGATTAATTTATATTTTTTTTTCGATACGCAGCCTAAACATCTTAATTGAGAACATTAGTCCACAAACAGTCTGTTGCTTAATCAACCCAAAAGATTATTCAAAATATGAAATTCTTGAAATTAGACATGGTAATACAATAATAACGGAAGAATTTGAAAAAAAAATTGAAAATGCATCAGAAAGATGGACATAATATTTAACCATAATTAGAAAAGCAATTGACAAAGGATATAAAATACACTATGCCCCGAAAAAAGTAACTGCTGAACTTAATAAAAAAATACAAACGGGTAGGCAGGAATATTAATATAGAACAACATCAATGAAATACAAAAACAAAAACACAATAATCAAAATATAAACCATTCCAATGCAATATGGATGACATTAATTCCTGTAATATTTTACGGAAAATTGGTGTTTAAATAAAACTGCAGATAAAAGATGGTGTGTACAACAATCACCTGAATTATTCATTAAATTTGCAGATAGACTCATCAAAAAACCGAATAATGTCAGATTTCACCCATTTAAGTAAAGACGGACAACCTGCAATTGTAGATGTTGGAGATAAAAAAATAACCAAGAGAAAAG
Coding sequences within it:
- a CDS encoding helix-turn-helix domain-containing protein — protein: MKEKAQNEDKKKIDAIYQDKISSSELNHFPDNAFTIIILDDCNDGECITDINQYTLNSKQLFIHLPKREYLWKLPSGASGRRLIINDSILETFSPTLKHTFSSQSTYEMIQTNDETYDKFSAEFNAIRKEIHSEMIFPELINARVRLLALMINLWVEEIYGKSVLVHHNNLAFRFHSLLQNYYKTEKSVSFYAKELCITPNYLGVICRKQYKISPLEFIKERIILEAKKLLHSSDKSIKEIAFELGFQNFSHFSYFFRTQTGMTPKNYRSVMDKS
- the moaA gene encoding GTP 3',8-cyclase MoaA; protein product: MLTDKFGRTINYLRLAVVDRCNLRCTYCMPENGLTWIKQKELMTDEEMLRICSVFAEMGVNKIRITGGEPFVRKNCIEFFEKISLLEGLTDLTLTTNGILTEQYIPQLKKFGIKSVNLSLDTLDKERFFKITRRKSFDKVMKTLESLLKYNIKVKINAVVMENQNIEDIIPLVMLAKELPVDVRFIEEMPFNGNDTEVSLKWNYIQIYNYIRDHFPEIEKIEDPKSSTSYNYKIPGFSGDIGIIAAYTRSFCGDCNRIRITPTGVLRTCLYEGGSVNLKDEIRSGKTDEELKSIITAIIQKKPKDGWEAQKFNLTEEQIHQSMATIGG
- a CDS encoding molybdopterin molybdotransferase MoeA; the encoded protein is MITVEQAEKIILSQSRDLGVEEVFYENALGKILAENLYADRDLPPFNRPTVDGIAINFNAYEKGQHSFKIKETQSAGESPIAIDSEDECIEIMTGAALDSSVNTMIRYEDISIENGIATININIKKGQNIHLKGKDKKQGEIITEANQVITPALIGVAASIGKTKLSVKKLPKIVIISTGDEMVNPETVPTEFQLRRSNGVTIKSVLEKYKINADLLHLNDDFELIKTELKRCLQDYDVLLLSGGVSMGKFDYLPQVLDELGVEKLFHKVKQRPGKPFWFGTYGNQKNVFAFPGNPVSVFMCLHRYFIPWLEKSLEISVNSQYAVLQNDIDFPVPLQFFAQVKLSVNSTGLQIAESISTNGSGDFSHLAETNAFMELPLEKNEFKKGEIYKVWKYNF
- a CDS encoding carbohydrate kinase family protein encodes the protein MFKNTNLKIVSFGEILFDVFGTEKKVGGAPLNLALRTRSFGFPTTMISAIGNDMNGQELKKYIAENDVNIDTLITNPDHETGVVQVYLNERGSATYDIKFPSAWDFIEITMDIRKSVWQADIFFFGSLICRNAVSKNTLFELLESNPEMYKVFDVNLRAPHYNIDLLKPLMNVSDFIKFNDEEILEIASELGFQSDNLEENIRFIAQNTVTKSICVTRGKHGSILLWDDVFYYHGGFVVEVVDTVGAGDSFLAALIAKLMSDKAPQNALDFASAVGAIVASRSGANPEITTAEIDNYLKKDHSTS